In the genome of Sphingomonas naphthae, one region contains:
- a CDS encoding 2-hydroxy-3-oxopropionate reductase, with the protein MNIGFVGVGIMGRPMAGHLQAAGHSLLLRRNRSPLPAELIEGGAEEVASLADLARRADVVITMLPDTPDVAEALFGADGIAAGLSAGKLVIDMSSIDPIATADFARKIADTGAAFLDAPVSGGETGAKAASLTIMVGGEAETFAEAKPLFELMGKNITHVGPAGSGQICKVANQIIVALNIEAVAEALLFASKAGADPEKVRTALLGGFASSRVLEVHGERMIKRTFDPGFRIELHQKDLGLALSGARALGISLPNTATAQALFSACQAHGGGAWDHSAMVKALEYLANHSLGE; encoded by the coding sequence ATGAACATCGGTTTCGTCGGCGTGGGCATTATGGGGCGGCCGATGGCCGGCCATCTCCAGGCCGCCGGCCATTCGCTTCTCCTGCGCCGCAACCGCTCCCCCCTGCCCGCCGAGCTGATCGAGGGTGGCGCCGAGGAAGTGGCTTCGCTGGCGGACTTGGCGCGCCGGGCGGACGTGGTCATCACCATGCTGCCCGACACGCCCGACGTGGCCGAGGCGCTGTTCGGCGCGGACGGCATCGCGGCGGGGCTGTCGGCGGGCAAGCTGGTGATCGACATGAGTTCGATCGACCCGATCGCCACCGCCGATTTCGCCAGGAAGATCGCCGACACCGGGGCCGCCTTCCTCGACGCCCCCGTCTCGGGCGGCGAGACGGGCGCGAAGGCCGCCTCGCTCACCATCATGGTCGGCGGCGAGGCGGAGACCTTCGCGGAGGCCAAGCCGCTGTTCGAGCTGATGGGCAAGAATATCACCCATGTCGGCCCCGCCGGTTCGGGGCAGATCTGCAAGGTCGCCAACCAGATCATCGTCGCGCTCAACATCGAGGCGGTGGCCGAGGCTTTGTTGTTCGCCTCGAAGGCGGGCGCAGACCCGGAGAAGGTCCGCACGGCGCTCCTCGGCGGCTTCGCCAGCTCGCGTGTGCTGGAGGTGCATGGCGAACGCATGATCAAGCGCACCTTCGATCCGGGTTTCCGCATCGAGCTGCACCAGAAGGATCTCGGTCTCGCGCTCTCCGGCGCCCGTGCGCTCGGCATCTCGCTCCCCAACACCGCGACGGCGCAGGCGCTGTTCAGTGCCTGCCAGGCGCATGGCGGCGGCGCTTGGGATCATTCGGCGATGGTGAAGGCGCTCGAATATCTGGCGAACCACAGCCTCGGCGAATGA
- the otnI gene encoding 2-oxo-tetronate isomerase: MPKLAANLTMMFTELPFADRFAAAGAAGFKGIECLAPYELPIETFKAALEGSGARMVLFNCPPGNWAAGDRGMAADPERVAEFRASFDAALAYAAAVDCPRLHVMSGLVRPGEDRARWIDTYVANLAYAADRVASLDVDLLIEPINSRVDMPRYLVDRTDLAMEIIGRVGSAKVRLQYDIYHMQIMEGDLLRSIERLLPHIGHIQLADNPGRNEPGTGEINYAHILPALDRLGYDGWVGCEYRPAGETLAGLGWAKDFI, encoded by the coding sequence ATGCCCAAACTCGCCGCCAATCTGACGATGATGTTCACCGAACTGCCCTTCGCGGATCGGTTCGCCGCGGCGGGTGCCGCCGGCTTCAAGGGCATCGAATGCCTCGCCCCCTACGAACTGCCGATCGAGACGTTCAAGGCGGCCTTGGAGGGAAGCGGCGCGCGGATGGTGCTGTTCAACTGCCCGCCCGGCAACTGGGCCGCCGGCGATCGCGGCATGGCCGCCGATCCCGAGCGGGTCGCCGAGTTCCGCGCTTCCTTCGATGCCGCACTGGCTTATGCGGCGGCGGTCGATTGCCCGCGCCTGCATGTGATGTCGGGCCTCGTTCGGCCGGGTGAGGATCGCGCGCGGTGGATCGACACCTATGTCGCCAATCTGGCCTATGCCGCCGATCGGGTGGCATCGCTCGACGTGGACTTGCTGATCGAGCCGATCAACTCGCGGGTCGACATGCCGCGCTATCTCGTTGACCGCACCGATCTGGCGATGGAGATCATCGGCCGGGTCGGCAGCGCAAAGGTGCGGCTGCAATATGACATCTACCATATGCAGATCATGGAGGGCGATCTGCTCCGCTCGATCGAGCGGCTGCTGCCCCACATCGGCCATATCCAGCTGGCCGACAATCCTGGCCGCAACGAGCCCGGCACCGGCGAGATCAACTATGCCCACATCCTGCCGGCACTCGACCGGCTCGGCTACGACGGCTGGGTCGGCTGCGAATATCGCCCGGCGGGCGAGACGCTCGCCGGCCTCGGCTGGGCGAAGGACTTCATCTGA
- the benD gene encoding benzoate diol dehydrogenase BenD has product MIFAGRFAGKVMVVTGAAQGIGRAVALRAAAEGARVLLVDRADFVGDVAAEAAGEAAAFPTDLETHEGGAAAMAAAIERFGRIDILVNNVGGAIRMRPFDRFEPAQIEAEIRRSLYPTMWCCHAVLPHMLAAGGGTIVNVSSNATRGIRRVPYSAAKGGINALTQSIAMEYGEQGIRIVATAPGGTEAPPRRIARNAEGDSAQEQAWMAEAVAQVTASTFVKRYATLEEQVAPILFLASDEASYITGSVLPVAGGDLG; this is encoded by the coding sequence ATGATCTTCGCGGGCCGCTTCGCCGGCAAGGTGATGGTCGTGACGGGCGCCGCGCAGGGCATCGGCCGGGCGGTGGCGCTGCGCGCGGCGGCGGAGGGCGCCCGCGTCCTGCTGGTCGATCGCGCGGATTTCGTGGGCGACGTCGCGGCCGAGGCGGCCGGCGAGGCGGCGGCCTTCCCGACCGATCTCGAAACGCATGAGGGCGGGGCGGCGGCGATGGCGGCGGCGATCGAGCGGTTCGGGCGGATCGACATCCTCGTCAACAATGTCGGCGGGGCGATCCGTATGCGCCCGTTCGACCGGTTCGAGCCGGCGCAGATCGAGGCCGAAATCCGCCGCTCGCTCTATCCGACGATGTGGTGCTGCCACGCCGTTTTGCCGCACATGCTGGCGGCGGGCGGGGGCACGATCGTCAACGTCTCCTCCAACGCGACGCGCGGCATCCGCCGCGTGCCTTATTCGGCGGCCAAGGGCGGCATCAACGCGCTGACGCAGAGCATCGCGATGGAATATGGCGAGCAGGGCATCCGCATCGTCGCCACCGCCCCCGGCGGCACGGAGGCCCCACCCCGCCGCATCGCCCGCAACGCCGAGGGCGACAGCGCGCAGGAGCAGGCGTGGATGGCCGAGGCGGTGGCGCAGGTGACGGCCTCCACCTTCGTGAAACGCTATGCGACGCTGGAGGAGCAGGTCGCCCCGATCCTGTTCCTCGCCTCGGACGAGGCATCCTACATCACCGGATCGGTGCTGCCGGTGGCGGGCGGCGATCTGGGCTGA
- a CDS encoding dioxygenase yields the protein MDVSFVGTPPIQDLLDRVAGVSSPEGDPRLKAIVRDLIESIMTVIVRHDIGEDEVWGAVSYLQKSAGEFGLLMPGTGIEHFLDLLMDAKDAEAGRTGGTPRTIEGPLYVENAPLVDNDANLTSDPDDTDTLYMTGRVRGPDGEAVENVILHVWHADSKGFYSHFDPTHEQTPFNNRRRIRLGADGRYAFHSKMPNGYSVPPGGASDTLMKALGRHGNRPAHVHFFVEAPGYRQLTTQINFGDDPFAADDFAFGTREGLLPVPNRQGDTAHIAFDFELQRADEKADETFSTRERLVVA from the coding sequence ATGGACGTTAGCTTCGTAGGAACCCCGCCGATCCAGGATCTGCTCGATCGCGTCGCCGGCGTGTCGTCGCCCGAGGGCGATCCCAGGCTGAAGGCGATCGTCCGCGACCTGATCGAATCGATCATGACGGTCATCGTCCGCCATGACATCGGCGAGGACGAGGTGTGGGGCGCGGTCAGCTATCTCCAGAAGAGCGCGGGCGAATTCGGCCTGCTGATGCCCGGCACCGGCATCGAGCATTTCCTCGACCTGCTGATGGACGCCAAGGATGCCGAGGCCGGCCGCACCGGCGGCACTCCGCGCACGATCGAGGGGCCGCTCTATGTCGAGAACGCGCCGCTGGTCGATAATGACGCCAACCTCACGTCGGACCCGGACGATACCGACACGCTCTACATGACCGGGCGGGTGCGCGGGCCGGATGGCGAGGCGGTCGAGAATGTCATCCTGCATGTGTGGCACGCGGATTCGAAGGGCTTCTATTCGCACTTCGACCCGACCCACGAGCAGACCCCGTTCAACAACCGCCGGCGCATCAGGCTGGGCGCGGACGGGCGTTATGCGTTCCACTCGAAGATGCCCAACGGCTATAGCGTGCCGCCGGGCGGCGCGTCCGACACGCTGATGAAGGCGCTCGGCCGCCACGGCAATCGTCCGGCGCACGTCCATTTCTTCGTCGAGGCGCCGGGCTATCGTCAGCTGACGACGCAGATCAATTTCGGCGACGACCCCTTCGCCGCCGACGATTTCGCCTTCGGCACCCGCGAGGGTCTGTTGCCGGTGCCCAACCGGCAGGGCGACACCGCCCACATCGCCTTCGATTTCGAGCTGCAACGCGCCGACGAGAAGGCCGACGAGACCTTCTCCACCCGCGAGCGGCTCGTCGTCGCCTGA
- the benC gene encoding benzoate 1,2-dioxygenase electron transfer component BenC, with protein MAYSIALNFEDGVTRFIDCKAGEKVLDAAFRQKINLPMDCSDGVCGTCKCRCEQGEYDLGEDYIDDALTADEAEEGLVLTCQMEVSSDCVVAVPVPSSTCKVRPTEHGGEVTSVELVSDSTIVLGMKLDQPAALAFLPGQYVNLVVPETGQHRAYSFSSKPGAAEASFLIRNVPGGLMSEWLARQARPGDRMSFVGPNGSFFLRPVDRPVVMLAGGTGLAPLLSMLEVLADTGTDQPIHLIYGVTEEGDLVEIDRIEALATRLPTFTWAACVANPESGYPLKGYVTHHLADSHLNAGDCDIYLCGPPPMVEAVRTFLKEKAVEPAHFHYEKFAPSEAA; from the coding sequence ATGGCTTACAGCATCGCACTCAATTTCGAGGACGGCGTTACCCGTTTCATCGACTGCAAGGCGGGCGAGAAGGTGCTCGACGCCGCTTTCCGCCAGAAGATCAACCTGCCGATGGATTGTTCGGACGGGGTTTGCGGCACCTGCAAATGCCGGTGCGAGCAGGGCGAGTATGATCTCGGCGAAGACTATATCGACGACGCGCTGACCGCCGACGAAGCGGAGGAGGGGCTGGTCCTCACCTGCCAGATGGAGGTGTCGTCCGATTGCGTGGTCGCGGTGCCGGTGCCGTCCAGCACCTGCAAGGTGCGCCCGACCGAGCATGGCGGCGAGGTCACCTCGGTCGAGCTGGTGTCGGACAGCACGATCGTGCTGGGGATGAAGCTCGACCAGCCGGCCGCGCTCGCCTTTCTGCCGGGGCAATATGTCAATCTGGTGGTGCCCGAAACGGGGCAGCATCGGGCCTATTCCTTCAGCTCGAAGCCCGGCGCGGCGGAGGCCAGCTTCCTGATCCGCAACGTGCCGGGCGGGCTGATGAGCGAATGGCTCGCGCGGCAGGCCCGGCCCGGCGACCGGATGAGCTTCGTCGGGCCGAACGGCAGCTTCTTCCTGCGCCCCGTCGACCGCCCGGTGGTGATGCTGGCGGGCGGCACCGGCCTCGCGCCGCTGCTGTCGATGCTGGAGGTGCTGGCGGACACCGGCACCGATCAGCCGATCCACCTGATCTATGGCGTCACGGAGGAGGGCGATCTGGTCGAGATCGACCGGATCGAGGCGCTCGCCACGCGCCTGCCGACCTTCACCTGGGCGGCCTGCGTCGCCAACCCGGAGAGCGGCTATCCGCTCAAGGGCTACGTCACCCATCATCTGGCCGACAGCCATCTGAACGCGGGCGATTGCGACATCTATCTGTGCGGCCCGCCGCCGATGGTGGAGGCGGTGCGCACCTTCCTGAAGGAGAAGGCGGTCGAGCCGGCGCACTTCCATTATGAGAAGTTCGCGCCGAGCGAGGCGGCATGA
- a CDS encoding alpha-amylase family protein: MPAVTRRTMLGGMGLGALAGAGDMAWAFAGKAGSRTEAGWEKQPMRWFQLAFTEDDIGHYDPQFWLDYFREIHADGVCLSAGGGIAFYPTKVAGHGKARGLGDSDPFGEMARACKAMGLRVLARVDSHAMPAEVFAAHPEWAACASDGTPRRHWTAKDLYLTCPYTGYNFDLMVKVIREIVTDYPVDALFGNRVNTLGVCYCNGCRTLYRAATGADIPIDTDPVRPEAQRYWAWSESRIMAMIDLWDRTLARARPNSFFVPGTERRGIVDYDGKALGERLPMVFCDRQARSIDRGLFSTGEQVWGSGRFAKELRAYAFDKPISSIISVGVEEEYRWKDSVQAAPEIRIWAASAIAQGSHPWITKFNAKPFDKSWMPVVASLYQWHHKNERYLRNTANLARIGMVLDLRSPALQGGLKHRRELEEYRLGFYEALLEARVPFDEIDRSCLDADHLRRFRVLVLPNVAMLSDRECQQIREYVLGGGRIVATHTTSLYDETGRMRADFGLADLFGCRFAGTIQERVQNSYLTLRHPSPILAGLEAMPRVIGAAKRVEVVPAGTSYPAPLTLVPSYPDLPMERVFSDTPTTDIPMAYCRDVGKGRVVYLPMDIDRTFAELRHGGHLAILKAMVAWAADETAPMTVEGPGLVDMAYWRQAQSLAAHIVNYNNPMAMAGAYREAIRSGPYTVSLELPLGAEPKGVRLLESDAMPEWRREVGRVIVTVPSILYHEVVAVDLA, translated from the coding sequence ATGCCGGCCGTCACACGCCGCACGATGCTGGGCGGAATGGGGCTGGGGGCGCTGGCGGGCGCGGGCGACATGGCCTGGGCCTTCGCGGGCAAGGCCGGGTCGCGCACCGAAGCCGGTTGGGAGAAGCAGCCGATGCGCTGGTTCCAGCTGGCCTTCACCGAGGATGATATCGGCCACTACGATCCGCAATTCTGGCTCGATTATTTCCGGGAGATCCATGCCGACGGCGTGTGCCTCAGCGCCGGCGGCGGCATCGCTTTCTACCCCACCAAGGTGGCGGGGCACGGCAAGGCGCGGGGTCTGGGCGACAGCGATCCGTTCGGCGAGATGGCGCGGGCGTGCAAGGCGATGGGGCTGCGCGTGCTGGCGCGGGTCGATTCCCATGCCATGCCGGCCGAGGTGTTCGCGGCGCATCCCGAATGGGCGGCCTGCGCCTCGGACGGCACCCCGCGCCGCCACTGGACCGCGAAGGATCTGTACCTCACCTGCCCCTACACCGGCTATAATTTCGACCTGATGGTGAAGGTCATCCGGGAGATCGTGACCGATTATCCGGTCGATGCGCTGTTCGGAAACCGGGTCAACACGCTGGGCGTCTGTTACTGCAACGGTTGCCGCACGCTCTATCGCGCGGCGACGGGCGCCGACATTCCGATCGATACCGATCCTGTCCGGCCCGAGGCGCAGCGTTATTGGGCCTGGTCCGAAAGCCGGATCATGGCGATGATCGACCTATGGGATCGGACGCTCGCCAGGGCGCGGCCGAACAGCTTCTTCGTGCCCGGCACCGAACGGCGCGGGATCGTCGATTATGATGGCAAGGCGCTGGGCGAGCGGCTGCCGATGGTGTTCTGCGACCGGCAGGCTCGCTCGATCGATCGCGGGCTCTTCTCGACCGGCGAGCAGGTGTGGGGCAGCGGCCGCTTTGCCAAGGAATTGCGCGCCTATGCGTTCGACAAGCCGATCAGCAGCATCATCAGCGTCGGCGTCGAGGAGGAGTATCGCTGGAAGGATTCGGTGCAGGCCGCGCCCGAAATCCGCATCTGGGCGGCCTCGGCGATCGCGCAAGGGTCGCATCCCTGGATCACCAAGTTCAACGCCAAGCCGTTCGACAAGAGCTGGATGCCGGTCGTCGCCAGCCTCTACCAATGGCACCACAAGAACGAACGCTATCTGCGCAACACCGCCAATCTCGCGCGGATCGGCATGGTGCTCGATCTGCGCAGCCCCGCGCTACAGGGCGGGCTGAAGCACCGCCGCGAGCTGGAGGAATATCGCCTCGGCTTCTACGAGGCGCTGCTGGAGGCGCGGGTGCCGTTCGACGAGATCGACCGGTCCTGTCTCGATGCCGATCATCTCCGCCGCTTCCGCGTGCTGGTGCTGCCGAACGTCGCGATGCTGTCCGATCGGGAGTGCCAGCAAATCCGGGAGTATGTGCTGGGCGGCGGCCGGATCGTCGCGACGCACACCACCTCGCTCTACGACGAAACCGGGCGGATGCGGGCCGATTTCGGGCTGGCCGATCTCTTCGGCTGCCGCTTCGCGGGCACGATTCAGGAAAGGGTGCAGAATTCCTACCTCACGCTGCGCCACCCCAGCCCGATCCTCGCCGGGCTGGAGGCGATGCCGCGCGTGATCGGGGCGGCCAAGCGGGTCGAGGTGGTGCCGGCGGGCACCTCCTATCCGGCGCCGCTGACGCTCGTGCCCTCTTACCCCGACCTGCCGATGGAGCGGGTGTTCAGCGATACGCCGACGACCGACATCCCCATGGCCTATTGCCGCGACGTGGGTAAGGGGCGGGTGGTCTATCTGCCGATGGATATCGACCGCACCTTCGCCGAACTGCGCCATGGCGGCCATCTCGCCATCCTGAAGGCGATGGTGGCGTGGGCGGCGGACGAGACCGCGCCGATGACGGTCGAGGGGCCGGGGCTGGTGGACATGGCCTATTGGCGGCAGGCGCAGTCGCTCGCCGCGCACATCGTCAATTACAACAATCCGATGGCGATGGCCGGCGCCTATCGCGAGGCGATCCGCAGCGGGCCTTACACCGTGTCGCTGGAGCTGCCGCTCGGGGCTGAGCCGAAGGGCGTGCGGCTGCTGGAAAGCGATGCAATGCCCGAATGGCGGCGCGAGGTGGGCAGGGTGATCGTGACCGTGCCCAGCATCCTTTATCACGAGGTGGTCGCGGTCGATCTGGCCTGA
- the benB gene encoding benzoate 1,2-dioxygenase small subunit, whose protein sequence is MSLSIQQVTDFLYREARLLDDRQWDEWLECYSPEAEFWMPSWDDDDRIVEDPAQHISLIYYPNRDGLEDRVFRIKTERSGATMPEARTCHFITNIEILGQDEHLLDVRFNWQTLSHRYKTTSNFFGTSFYTLDIRGAAPLIVTKKVVLKNDYIHQVIDVYHV, encoded by the coding sequence ATGAGCCTCTCGATCCAGCAGGTCACCGATTTCCTCTATCGGGAAGCGCGGTTGCTCGACGATCGCCAGTGGGACGAATGGCTCGAATGCTATTCGCCCGAGGCGGAATTCTGGATGCCCTCGTGGGATGACGACGACCGGATCGTCGAGGATCCGGCGCAGCATATCTCGCTGATCTACTATCCCAACCGCGACGGGCTGGAAGATCGCGTGTTCCGCATCAAGACCGAGCGATCGGGCGCCACGATGCCCGAGGCGCGGACCTGCCATTTCATCACCAATATCGAGATATTGGGGCAGGACGAGCATCTGCTCGACGTGCGGTTCAACTGGCAGACGCTCAGCCACCGCTACAAGACGACCAGCAATTTCTTCGGCACGTCCTTCTACACGCTGGATATCCGGGGGGCGGCGCCGCTGATCGTCACCAAGAAGGTCGTCCTCAAGAACGATTACATCCATCAGGTGATCGACGTCTACCACGTCTGA
- a CDS encoding TolB family protein — MARPRFLALLAVMAACSAVAQSPILTPPAGPSPGTAMAFDVGSKQGDAFANLPAGTIQISNYGERPVFSPDGKKIAFIGKSYGDAFEYDIASGETRNLTNGFAHSGFIRVHYLPDGNYLLLGPVTNTGDRLAMRRQGISLWFMDRSGKRAPVALGMKLMEGIAVSRRTNLIAWSDAAGGGIGETAPDTRPDETTAVFTGRVEVDAKGAPRLVEVKEAFRRRNIDCYPEPQDFRDKDRELIHACYSIHYVFQPGLYHLNTGVWAARLDRPELIRYRGERPDEYAEPEGISPSERWTLVECGQTNRSGLDICRLTLEPDSNDYRKLTHVMDYGRWKASNPVVSPDGKWISFQSGKAFEEAGIGHGIYLMPLPAELR, encoded by the coding sequence ATGGCGCGTCCCCGGTTTCTGGCCCTTCTCGCGGTGATGGCCGCATGTTCCGCCGTCGCGCAATCGCCGATCCTGACCCCGCCGGCCGGGCCTTCGCCGGGCACGGCGATGGCGTTCGATGTCGGCAGCAAGCAGGGCGACGCCTTCGCCAACCTGCCCGCCGGCACGATCCAGATCAGCAATTATGGCGAGCGGCCGGTCTTTTCACCCGATGGGAAGAAGATCGCCTTCATCGGCAAGAGCTATGGCGACGCCTTCGAATATGACATCGCCAGCGGCGAGACGCGCAACCTGACCAATGGCTTCGCCCATTCGGGCTTCATCCGCGTCCATTATCTGCCCGACGGTAACTACCTCCTGCTGGGGCCGGTCACCAACACCGGCGACCGGCTGGCGATGCGGCGGCAGGGGATATCGCTCTGGTTCATGGACAGGAGCGGCAAGCGGGCGCCGGTGGCGCTCGGCATGAAGCTGATGGAGGGCATCGCCGTCTCGCGCCGCACCAACCTGATCGCGTGGAGCGACGCGGCGGGCGGCGGGATCGGCGAGACGGCGCCCGACACCAGGCCCGACGAGACCACGGCGGTCTTTACCGGCCGGGTCGAGGTGGATGCCAAGGGAGCGCCCCGCCTGGTCGAGGTGAAGGAGGCTTTCCGCCGCCGCAACATCGACTGCTATCCCGAGCCGCAGGACTTCCGCGACAAGGATCGCGAGCTGATTCACGCCTGCTACAGCATCCATTATGTGTTCCAGCCGGGCCTCTACCACCTCAACACGGGGGTCTGGGCGGCGCGGCTCGATCGGCCCGAACTGATCCGCTATCGCGGCGAGCGGCCCGACGAATATGCCGAGCCCGAGGGCATCAGCCCCTCCGAACGCTGGACCCTCGTGGAGTGCGGCCAGACCAACCGCAGCGGCCTCGACATCTGTCGCCTCACGCTGGAGCCGGACAGCAACGACTATCGCAAGCTGACCCATGTTATGGATTATGGGCGGTGGAAGGCGTCGAACCCCGTCGTCAGCCCGGATGGCAAGTGGATATCCTTCCAGTCGGGCAAGGCTTTCGAGGAGGCCGGGATCGGCCATGGCATCTACCTGATGCCGCTGCCGGCGGAGCTGCGCTGA
- a CDS encoding Rieske 2Fe-2S domain-containing protein, with the protein MTSLRERLETAVVEDKAEGVYRCRRDVFTDEALFDLEIKHIFEGNWVFLAHESQIPEPNDYFTTWIGRQPIVITRDKGGELHAVINACAHRGAMLCRRKHGNKGSFTCQFHGWTFANTGKLLKVKDGKTGDYPASFNTKGSHDLTKVARFESYRGFLFGSLNPDVLPLEQHLGSTRVVIDQIVDQAADGLEVLRGSSSYVYDGNWKLQMENGADGYHVSAVHWNYSATMGRRNYEAAGTRTVDANGWSKSVGGVYGFDHGHILLWTNLLNPEVRPVYAHRDAIAERLGETRADFIVRQTRNLGLYPNVYLMDQFSTQIRVVRPISVNQTEVTIYCFAPKGESAAERTLRIRQYEDFFNVSGMGTPDDLEEFRACQEAYAGAGELWNDLSRGAVHWVEGADENAKAMGLEPALSGDRSEDEGLFVRQHEYWAQALIAAIDRDGGGGGGSSVAKPHSGLRVAA; encoded by the coding sequence ATGACTTCGCTCCGCGAACGCCTGGAGACCGCCGTCGTCGAGGACAAGGCCGAGGGCGTCTATCGCTGCCGCCGCGACGTCTTCACCGACGAGGCGCTGTTCGATCTCGAGATAAAGCATATCTTCGAGGGCAATTGGGTGTTCCTGGCCCATGAGAGCCAGATCCCCGAGCCGAACGATTATTTCACGACGTGGATCGGCCGCCAGCCGATCGTCATCACCCGCGACAAGGGCGGCGAATTGCACGCCGTCATCAACGCCTGCGCCCATCGCGGCGCGATGCTGTGCCGGCGCAAGCATGGCAACAAGGGCAGCTTCACCTGCCAGTTCCACGGCTGGACCTTCGCCAACACCGGCAAGCTGCTGAAGGTGAAGGACGGCAAGACCGGCGACTATCCCGCCTCGTTCAACACCAAAGGCTCACACGACCTGACCAAAGTGGCGCGGTTCGAGAGCTATCGCGGCTTCCTGTTCGGCAGCCTCAACCCGGACGTGCTGCCGCTCGAGCAGCATCTCGGCTCGACCAGGGTGGTGATCGACCAGATCGTCGATCAGGCGGCGGACGGACTGGAGGTGCTGCGCGGCAGTTCCTCCTACGTCTACGACGGCAATTGGAAGCTCCAGATGGAGAATGGCGCGGACGGCTATCACGTCAGCGCGGTCCACTGGAATTATTCGGCCACGATGGGGCGCCGCAATTACGAGGCGGCCGGCACCCGCACCGTCGATGCCAACGGCTGGTCGAAGAGCGTGGGCGGTGTCTACGGCTTCGATCACGGCCACATCCTGCTGTGGACCAACCTGCTCAACCCCGAGGTCCGGCCAGTCTACGCCCATCGCGACGCCATCGCCGAGCGGCTGGGCGAGACGCGCGCCGACTTCATCGTCCGCCAGACGCGCAACCTGGGCCTCTATCCCAACGTCTACCTGATGGACCAATTCTCGACCCAGATCCGGGTCGTGCGGCCGATCAGCGTCAACCAGACCGAGGTGACGATCTATTGCTTCGCGCCGAAGGGCGAGAGCGCGGCCGAGCGGACCCTGCGCATCCGGCAGTATGAGGATTTCTTCAACGTCAGCGGCATGGGCACGCCCGACGATCTGGAGGAATTCCGCGCCTGCCAGGAGGCTTATGCCGGCGCCGGCGAACTGTGGAACGACCTCAGCCGGGGCGCGGTCCACTGGGTCGAGGGGGCGGACGAGAATGCCAAGGCGATGGGCCTCGAGCCCGCGCTCAGCGGCGACCGCAGCGAGGATGAAGGACTCTTCGTCCGCCAGCATGAATATTGGGCGCAGGCGCTGATCGCGGCGATCGATCGCGATGGTGGCGGGGGCGGGGGCAGCAGCGTGGCAAAGCCCCACAGCGGGCTGAGGGTCGCGGCATGA